The following DNA comes from Bradyrhizobium manausense.
GTAGAAGCGCCGCACGTCCGATTGGGAGAAGTTGCGGAAACCATTGTCGTGCAGGCCTTCGAGCGCAGCGTAGACGCCGTAGTTCTGGTCGACCTGCTTGCCCCATTGCGCCGAACCCTGGATGCGGCCGAACGAGCCGCCCATGAGATCGACCTCTGCGCCCTGATAGGTGAAGCCGTCCTTCATCTGCAGATTGATCGCGCCGCCGAGCGCGTTGAGGCCGAAGACAGGGTTGTTGGTCACCAGTGTCACCGACCGAATCGCGGCGGTCGGGATCAGGTCCCAGTTGACGGCGTCCGAGAAGGCCTCGTTGATGCGCACGCCGTTCTGGTACACCGCGAGTCCTTGCGGCGTGCCTGTTATGGGCGAGGCGACAAAGCCGCGAAACTCGACATTGGGCTGGAACGGGTTGCCGGTGACCTCGCTGATGCTGACGCCGGCGATGTTGTCGCGCAACGCATCCGTGACGTTGAGCGAGCCGGTGCGCTTGATCTGGTTGGCATCGACGGCGTTGATCGCCGACGGAACCTTGTCGACCTCGAGACCTCGGCCGGTGCCGGGCGCGGTTGGATAGACGTAGATCCTGCTGCGACCGCTGGGCTTGCCGGAGTTCGCTACAGCCCGTGCGACCGGCCGCCGGGCCGCGCGCCGTGGGGTCGGCTGCGGCGCCACCACCTCGACAGCGGGCAGGTTCTGGACGTTGGTTTCCTCGTCCTGCGCAGCGCCTGCCGCGGTCACGAAAGCGAGTCCGGACAGCAGCCCGGTCGAGACCGAGGCCATCAGCAGACGTCGCGCGTGTCCCAGCTTGCCCATCCCCAACGCTCCACCCGTCACCTTCGGCTGTTTTCGATTTCGCCGCTTGGTTGAGACGAGTGTATTCGGCAGTGGCTCGAGCACTAGCTACAAAAGGTCGGGCATTGTCCGCACCCGTTTTCCCGACCAAATCGGGAATTATTCCCGATCGGGAATTTTCCCGAGCAGGATCAGGCCGCGGCGGTCGGAACCAACGCCTCCACGGTGACGCCTCCGCCCTCGCCCGAAGCCACGTTGAGCGTACCGCCGAGCGCCAGAATGCGCTCGCGCATGCCGACGAGGCCGAAGCCCAGTTTCTGGCCGGGCTCCATGCCGCGGCCATTGTCGCTGACCCGCACCCGGGCACAGAAGCGGCCATCGCGGCCCGGCTGCTCTCCCGGCTCGATCACGACGTTGATCGCGGTCGCACCGGCATGGCGGAACGCGTTCGTCAGCGCCTCCTGCACGACGCGGTAGATCGTGAGATCAGCCGTCTCTCCGGTGGCCCCGAGCGCCGGCGAGATCGTGGTCTCGATCGTCACGTCAGGATGCGACTCGCGCCACAGCCGCGACAGCGATTCCAGCGCCTTGCCGAGGCCAAGCTCGGCAAGGCCGACCGGCCTCAAGCGCTCCAGCACGCGACGGGTGAACTGTTGCAGCGCGTTGATCTGCTCAAGAAGCGCGCCGCCGTGTTTTCGCACCGCCTCCGCGCTCGGCGCGCGGCCGTCCGCCAGCTTTGCCAGTGCGCTGGCATGCGCGCGCAGCGAGAACAGGTACGGCCCGAACTCGTCATGCAGCTCGCGCGCGATCTCCTTGCGCTCGACGTCCTGGAGCGACACCGCGCGCTCGGCAAGGCGCCGCTTGTCCTCGACCGCCTCGCCCAGCGTCGCCGCCAGATGATTGAGCCTCGTGCAGATCGCGGCCAATTCGGGCGCGCCCCCGGGTGCGACTCGCGCGTCGTAGTGCCCGTCCTCGAGCTCGCCCATGGTCTGCGCCAGGGATTCCAGCGGCGCGAGTGCCCGGCCCACGACCGTCATCATCACCAGGAACAGCACCAGCGCGATCGCTGAGCCGACTTCGAGCTGGGTGACGATCGCGTCCCAGATCTCCGCGATTTCGTCATTGGGGTGCGAGGTGATCACGAGCGAGCCGGGCTGGCCATGGACCGAGGCCGGCACGCTGACCGCGGTCTGCTCGGGATGAACCAGGCTGACGAACCAGGCCGGCGGCCCGGGCGTGTCGTCATCGGTATCAGGACGCGGCGGCGTCAGCGGGTTCCCGCCGGCGTCCCGGAGCGCGATGCTGACATGGCGCAGGCGGTTGAAGTCATGCGCGATCTGATTGAGCCGGGCATTCGGATCCGGCGCCTCGTTGAGATCGGCAACGATCATCTCGATGAATTCGCGCGCGAGCCGGATCACGCTCTGGTCCTCGGCCTGCACGCGCGGCCCGGCCTCCGCGACCTGACGGCCGATGTTGACGGCGAGCCCGAGTGCCAGCAGCAACGCCAGCAGAAGGTTGATGCGCCCGCGCAAGGATAGATTTTGCCACATTGCTTTCGCCCAAGCCTCGCCAGGGATCGCTCGTGCCCGTCCGATAGCGTTGACAGAGCCGAAGCGCCCGATATCTAATCGGAAGCGTACAGCAATCCCGGCCGGGTTGCATGAGCCGACGCGCTTCGTCATTCGGCATCATGCGGCGCGACAATGCAGGCCGGCGCTGTCACGGGGAACGCCTATGCGCATTCTGATCGTGGACGATCATCCCATTGTCGCCTCCGGCTGCCGCGCCGTGCTGGCCGATGAGGGCGAGATCGAGATTCTGGAAGCCGCCGACGCCGAGGATGGCGAGAGCATCTTCATCGTCGAGCGCCCCGACCTCTGCGTCATCGACATCAACCTGCCGACCGTCTCCGGCTTCGAGCTCGCGCGCCGCATCCTCGAGCGCGCGCCCGAGGCCCGCATCATCATGTTCAGCATGAACGACGACCCGGCCTTCGCGGCGCGCGCGATCGAGTGCGGCGCCAAGGGCTACGTGTCCAAGACCGGCGATCCCGACGATCTCGTCGAGGCGATCCGCACCGTCGGCGGCGGCGGCACTTATCTTCCGAGCGCGATCGCGCGCAGCATCGCCTTCGCAGGACCTGCGCTGACGCAGAGCCCGCTGTCGAAGCTGAACGCGCGCGAGATGGAGATCTTGCGGCTGCTCAGCGCCGGAAAAAGCCTGTCCGAGATCGCCTGGCTGGTGCAATCGTCATACAAGACCGTGGCCAACACCTCCTCGATCATGCGCCAGAAGCTCGGGGTGAAGACTTCGGTCGAGCTGGTACGGCTGGCGATCGACAGCGGCGTGGCCTAAGAAGCTCGCCACAAACTTCGGTCACACAAGCATTGCATCCTCGATGTGGCGAGATGCCACGGAGCTATCAGGCATGACGATCCAGACTGTCTCGACCAATACGTCCTATGGCGGCGTGCAGGGCGTGTATCGCCATGCGAGCGCGGCGACCGGAACCGACATGGTGTTCTCGGTCTATGTTCCCCCACATGCGCAAGGCGCCAAGCTGCCTGTAGTCTGGTATCTGTCCGGCCTCACCTGCACCCACGCCAATGTCACCGAGAAGGGTGAATTCCGCAAAGCCTGCGCCGAACTCGGCCTGATCTTCGTCGCCCCCGACACCTCGCCGCGCGGGGCGGACGTGCCTGGCGATGCCAACAACGCCTATGATTTCGGCCTCGGCGCCGGCTTCTATGTCGATGCGACCGAAGCGCCGTTCGCCCGCAATTACCGGATGTGGAGCTATGTCACCGACGAACTGCCCAAACTGGTATCGGGAAATTTTCCCGTCGATGCCAGGCGGCAGTCGGTGATGGGCCATTCCATGGGCGGTCACGGCGCGCTGACGGTGGCGTTGCGCAACCCTCATCGCTATCGCGCCGCCAGCGCCTTTGCCCCGATCGTGGCGCCGTCGCAGGTGCCCTGGGGCATCAAGGCGCTGACCGGATATCTCGGGCCGGACAAGGAGACCTGGCGCAGCCATGACACGGTGGCGCTGATCGAGGACGGCGCGAAATATTCAGGCTTCCTGGTCGATGTCGGCGAGGCCGATAATTTCCTCAAGGAGCAGCTCAAGCCGGAGCTGCTGCAGGCCGCATGCACCAAAGCCAACATCCCGCTGACGCTGCGGCGCCAGCCGGGCTATGATCACAGCTATTATTTCATCTCGACGTTTATGGGCGATCATCTGCATTGGCATGCAGAGAGATTGAAGGCCTAGCGGCTGCTCGCTGCTTTCTTCCTTCTCCCCTTGTGGGAGAGTGAAACGGCACCGCCGCTGCGACGCCACCTACTCCGGCTTGCCGTAATTCGGCGCGAGCAGGCGGTTGCGGATCAGATAGCTCATCGTGCGCGACCAGGATTCGTCGGTGTTGCCGCGCATGTCGGCGCTCGCCGCCGTGATCATCTTTCCTGTCTTCACGTCGCGCAAATAGATGTTGAGGTTGATGATCAGGTTCGAGACCTTCTGCACCATGCCGGTGATCTCGATGTCCGCGCCCAGCTGCCCGGCAAGCTTGAGGTCGCAGTCACCGCAGGCCTGCAGATTGGCGTGACGGGCGGCATCCCTGATCGGGGCGATATCGAGCATTTGGAACCGGCCTGAGTCAGCCAGTTCCTTGCGCAACTGGTCGCCGATATGCGCGAGCCGCACCTCTTCCGGCCTGGAGCCGTAGAACTCACCGGGCAGGCTGGTGTCGATCAGTTCGAAGTCGAACACCGCAAGCTTCGGCGGATCGGCGAATGCGGCCGATGCCGTCAACAGCAATGCGGTGACACACAGCAACGCTCGCACGATCGTGATTCCAGCGCGCGTGCGCGCGAGGACGAAATGCGGGGTTGCAAGCCTTGCCAAATCGGTCATGCTTCCAGCAGAAACAATTCTCCACCGGCGGTCAAGCCGGGGAGGATATCTGGAGGAAGCATGATCCGATGGTTGCTTGGCCCGATCGGCCTGTGTCTGGCAGCGATGCAAGCGCTCGCGGCCGACCCGGTCACGATCGGCGTCGGCTATCTCGGTGTCGCCGGCACCCGACCGACGCTGTCGCTGGTCGAGCAGCCCGCGGAGAATGACGGCGTCGCCGGTGCCAGGCTCGCGATCGAGGACAACAACACCACCGGAAGATTCCTCAACCAGCGTTTCACGCTGGAGGAGCACCGCATCAGGGAAGGCGAAGACCCGGTCCAGGCCGCGACCGCGCTTGCCGAGAAGAACGGCTTCATCATTGCCGACCTGCCGGCCGATGCGCTGCTGAAAGTCTCCGACGCCTTGCGCGACCGCGGCACGCTGCTGTTCAACGCCGGCGCGATCGACGAGCGGCTGCGCGAGGCCGATTGCCGCGCCAATGTCATCCATACGGCGCCGACACGCTCGATGCTTGCGGATGCGCTCGGCCAGTATCTGGTGTGGAAGAAGTGGCCGCGCTGGCTGCTGGTGGTCGGCTCGCATGACGAGGACAAGCTCTACGCCGATGCGCTGCGGCGCGCAGCAACGCGGTTCGGCGCCAAGATCGTGCAGGAGCGCACCTTCGAGGACAAGGGTGGCGCACGTCGCACGGATTCGGGCGTGACGCTGATCCAGCGGCAGATGCCGGTGTTCACGCAGCAGGCGCCCGCCTACGATGTGCTGGTCGCCGCCGACGAGAGCGAGGTCTTTGCAGCCTACCTGCCCTACCGCACCTGGGACCCGCGTCCCGTCGCCGGCTCGGCCGGCCTGATGCCGCGCAGCTGGGATGCCGCGCAGGACCAATGGGGCGCGATCCAGATGCAGAACCGCTTCATGAAGCTCAATTCACGGCGGATGACCGCGCTCGACATGCAGGCCTGGACCGCGGTGCGCATGATCGGCGAAGCGACGTCCCGCACCAATTCCGGCGACGTCAAGAAGGTCACCGACTTCATCAAGGGGCCCAACTTCGAGATCGCCGCCTTCAAGGGCACGCGGCTGACCGTGCGCGACTGGAATCTCCAGCTCCGCCAGCCGATCCTGCTGGTCGACGGCCGCATGGTGGTGTCGGTGTCGCCGCAGGAAGGGTTTCTGCACCAGGTCTCCGAGCTCGACACGCTCGGCTACGATCGCCCGGAGAGCAAATGCAAGCTGAAATGACGACACGGATGTTGCGCGCGGGATTGCTGTCCGGATTGATGCTGGCGGCCGCACCCGCGCATGCCTTCATCGCCTACGTCTCGAACGAGAAGGGCAACACGGTGTCGGTGATCGACACCGACAGCTGGACCGTGACCAAGACCATCAAGGTCGGCCAGCGCCCGCGCGGCATCGAGTTCACCCGCGACGGCAAATTCGTGATGGTCGCGGTCGGCGACGACGACACCATCCAGGTGATCGACACCAAGACCCAAGCCGTGGTGGACAGCCTGCCTTCCGGCCCCGACCCCGAGTTGTTCACCCAGGATGCCGCCGGCAAGACGCTCTATGTCGCCAACGAGAACGACAATACGGTGACGGTGATCGATCTGGAGAAGCGCGCCCGCCTCGGCGACATCCAGGTCGGCGTCGAGCCCGAGGGCATGACCATCAGCCCCGACGGCAAGATTCTGATCAACACCTCCGAGACGACCAACATGGCGCATTTCATCGACACCTCGTCGCGCCAGATCGTCGCCAACGTGCTGGTCGACCCGCGCCCGCGTTTTGCCGAGTTCAAGCATGACGCCTCCGAACTATGGGTGTCCTCCGAGATCGGCGGCACTGTTTCGGTCATCGATCCCAACAAGCATGAGGTGATCGGCAAGGTCACGTTCGAGATTCCGGGCCTGCGGAAAGAGGCGATCCAGCCGGTCGGCATCGGCATGACCAAGGACGACAAGACCGCCTTCGTCGCGCTCGGCCCCGCCAACCGCATCGCCGTGGTCGACACCGCAACGCGCAAGGCGACGAAATATCTGCTGGTGGGACAGCGCGTCTGGCACATGGCGTTCACGCCGGATGAAAAATATCTGCTCGCGACCAATGGCGTCTCCAACGACGTTTCCGTGATCGACGTCGCCGCGCAAAAGGTGATCAAGACCATTCAGGTGGGCGAACTGCCCTGGGGCATCACGATCGCGCCATGACCACCCCCGCCCCCATTGCAAAACCGCAGGAAATGCCGAGGCCCGATCCGGCCGGGGTGTCGGCCCTGTCGATCGACGGCGTCAGCCATGCCTACGGCCCGCGCCGCGCGCTGATGGATGTCTCCTTCAACGTCCAGCCGGCAAGCTTCACTGCGCTGCTCGGCCTCAACGGCGCCGGCAAGAGCACGCTGTTCTCGCTGATCACCCGCCTGTTCGGCATCCAGACCGGCCGCGTCGGCATCTTCGGCCACGACGTCAGCCGCACACCCGGCGAGGCGCTGCGGCTGCTTGGCGTCGTGTTCCAGCCACGCACGCTCGATCTCGATCTTTCGCTGACGCAGAACCTGCTCTATCACGCCGCCCTGCACGGCATCAGTCGGCGCGAGGCCGCCGCGCGCAGCGCCGAGCTGCTCGCGCGCATCGGCCTTTCTGATCGCGCCGGCAGCAAGGTGCGCGATCTCTCCGGCGGGCAGATGCGGCGTCTGGAGATCGCGCGCGCGCTGCTGCACCGGCCGCGGCTGTTGCTGCTGGACGAGCCGACCGTCGGCCTCGACGTCAAGGCGCGTGCCGATATCATCAGCCATGTCCGCCAGCTCGTCACCGAGCAAGGCATCGGCGTGCTCTGGGCCACGCACCTGTTCGACGAGATCATGGCCGGCGACGATCTCGTGGTGCTGCATCAAGGCAAGGTGCTGGCGCAAGGACCGATGGCCCGCGTCATCGCCGAGGCCGGCGCGCAGGACGTCAACACGGCCTTCATGCGCCTGACCGGTGCGCAAATGATGCCAGGAGGCGGCGCATGAGCAGCATCACCACGCGCGACGCGCCGCGCGGCTTCTCGACTTCGGAGTACATGACCTGCCTCACCGGCATCGTCTGGCGCGAGGGTCTGCGTTTCCTGCATCAGCGCGAGCGGTTCGTCTCGGCGCTGGTGCGGCCGCTGGTGTGGCTGTTCATCTTCGCCGCCGGCTTCCGCCAGGTGCTCGGCATCTCCATCATCCCGCCTTACGAGACCTACATCCTCTATGAGGTCTTCATCGCGCCAGGACTGATGGCGATGATCCAGCTGTTCAACGGCATGCAGTCCTCGCTCTCGATGGTCTACGACCGCGAGATGGGCAATATGCGCACGCTGCTGGTGAGCCCGCTGCCGCGCGGCTTCCTGCTGTTCTGCAAGCTGCTGGCGGGCACCGCGGTGTCGCTGCTCCAGGTCTATGCGTTCCTGATCATTGCCTGGTTCTGGGACATCACGCCGCCGCCGATCGGCTACCTCACCGTGCTGCCGGCGCTGATCCTGTCTGGGCTGATGCTGGGGTCGCTCGGCATGCTGATCTCCTCGGGCATCAAGCAGCTGGAGAACTTTGCCGGCGTGATGAACTTCGTCATCTTCCCGATGTTCTTTGCGTCCTCCGCGCTGTATCCGCTCTGGCGCGTGCAGGAAGGCAGCCCCTATCTCTATTATGTCTGCCAGGCCAATCCGTTCACCCATGCGGTCGAGCTGATCCGCTTTGCACTGTATGGGCAGGTCAACTGGATCTCGCTCGCCGTCGTCGCCGGCTGCACAATCGTCTTCATGATCGCCGCGATCTATGCCTATGATCCCTCGCGCGGGCTGGCACGGCGCGGGCCCGCGGGAGGCGAAGGATGACGGTTCGGACACTTGCCATGGCGGCTCTTGCGCTCGCGGTCTCCGCGACCGCCGTACACGCCGCCGATCCGCGCTATCCCAACTGGCCGTGTGCGCAGGCCAAGGTTCCGGAGATTTCGCTCGCCGCGGTCTGGGCCGGTCCTGCGCTCGACGACGCCGAGACCAAGTGGAAGGACGACAGCAAGGTCAGCGCGCTGGTCTCGAAGCTCGCGGCGCGCAAGACGCCGCTGGAGGAGGCCGAGAAGTCGGTAAAGGAGTTCCTGGCAGGCTCCGCCGCCGACAAGACCGCCAACGCCAAACTGCTGTTCGCCGGCCTGTTCGACACGCTGAACGCCCAGCGCTCCCAGGTCATGGGCGGGCTCGAGCGTGTCAGCCGCAAGCAGCGCGAGGCCGCCGACAAGATCCGCGAGGAGACTATCCAGCTCCAGGCGCTGCAGGACGCAACGCCGCGCGATGACGCCAAGGTCGACAGCATGAGCAACCAGCTGATCTGGGAGACCCGCATCTTCGAGGACCGCCGCAAGGTGGTGCGTTTCGTGTGCGAGGTCCCGACCACGATCGACCAACGCCTGTTCGCGCTCGGCCGCGTCATCCAGCAGGAAATGGAATAGCGCGAGCCTTATAACGTCAATCCTGCTGACGACTTTCATAAAAGTTCCCGCGATATCAACGCGATCGTTAATGTTTGCCGCGCTATCTGCCGGAACCAAATCGATCTAGGATGGCTTGTCCTGTGAATCTCCAGCAACGGGAGGGCTCGATGGGAACAGCAAAATTCATCCTCGCAGGTGCTGCGGCCATCACGGTGCTCGCATCCAGTGCCTTTGCTGACGACATGACCGGAATGGTCACCAGCATCAACAGGCTCAACAGCACGATCTCGATCCAGCAGACGCAGAAAGGCACGGTCGGCGGCAGTGCCGGCGGCGCCGGCGCGCTCCAGCAGTACAAGGCCAAGGACGCCGCGATGCTGGATGCCGTCCATGCCGGCGACAGGGTGACTTACACCGCGACGGACAGCGACGGGTCGCGCACGCTGACCAAGTTGCAGAAGCAGTAGCTCGCCGCACTTGCGACGAAGCAATCACGAGGAGTGAGCCCGCCTACTGCTCGGGCCGCGGCTCCGGCTGCGCCTCCTCCGTCGGCAAACGCGCGTGCTCCCAGCCGTCGGTGCCCTCGGGATACCAGGCGACGTTGGAATAGCCGTAAGCCAGCGCGCGCTTGGCGGCGTTCCAGGACATCCAGCAATCGGCGAGGCAGTAGATCACGAGCAGCGCGGACTTGTTGCCGTGCGAGGCTTGCGCGAGACCGCGCCGGAGATAATCGTCCATCGCCGGCGGCAGCGCGCCGTAGCCGGTGTCCGGCAGCCAGATGCTGCCGGGAATGTTTTTGCGCGGCGCGTCTCGCCACACCGTGCCGGCTGGCAAGTTCTTCGGCTTCGGCGCGCGCGGCAGCACGTCGATGAAGGCACCGCTCTTCGCGCGCCAGATCGTCTCAGTCTCTGCCGTCGTCAGCACGCGCGCGCCTTCCAGCGTCGCCGGCACCGGCGCGCGGTAATTGTCGGTGCGATAGCCCTCGGGTTCGAACGGCTCCTGCTGCTGTGCCAAGCCTTGCTGCGCCAAGCCCGGCACCGCGAGGGCGGCGACGACGAGCGCAGCGGCAAGATGTCGCCTCATGGTGTTTTCTCAAGGTGTTTTCTTGGCCGCCTCCACGCCAAGCGGCCGGTCGTTTTCGTCCAGCAGCGGCACGCCGAAGTCGAGCAGGATCTTGTTGATCTCGCCCTGGTTCTCCTGGATCAGCTTGTTGAGCTGCCGCTTCCAGTTCTGGTCAGCGGCGCGCACGCCCATGCCGATGCGATAGACCAGCTTTGGCCCTGTCGTTTCCTTCACCAGCGGCGTCACGTGCATCGAGCCGACCTTCTTGGCATAATAGCCCGCCATCGGCCCCCACAGCACACCCGCGTCGATCTTGCCGGCGGTGAGATCGTCGATCATCGCCTGCGCCGAATTGTCGTAGCGCGTGTCGATCATCAGCGGATAGGGCTTTGCGTCACCCATCAGGCCTGCAATTGCCATGTTGGTCGCCGGCGGCGTGCCGGCGACGATGCCGACATGCTTGCCCTTCAGCTTTGGATCCTCGAGCGTGTCGACATCCTCGAGCCCGCTGCCTGCCTTGGCGACCAGCGCATAGGTCGTGCGGTAATAGGGATTGGTGCCCTGCACGATATCGTCGCCCTGCGGGAAGCCCATGATGACGTCGCAGCGATGCGCGCCCAGCGTCATGCGCACGAAGCCCGTGGCCTGCGGGAAGAACACGTAGTCGAGCTTCTTCTGCAGCTTGTCGGCGAACAGCTCGGCGAGCTTGTTCTCGATCCCCTCGCCCTTCTCGTTGGAGAACGGCATGTTGCGTGGATCGGCGCAGACGCGCAGCACCTTTGGGTCGACCAGCTCGAACGAGAGGTCACCACTGTCATTCGTCTGCGCGCGGGCGATGTCGCCGATCGCACAAGACGCCACCATCACACACAGTGAAATCAACCAGCGACGATGTCGTCCGGCCTCCATCGCGCTTCCTCCTCGTTTCATTCGAATGCTATCCATGCAACGCATGGACGCATTCTATTTGCCAAACTTGGCGTTGGCTTGTTGTGTTGCAGCGCAACGCGGCGAACCCTGAACTGAGGCGGAAAAGTGTCGCATCTCACGTCAAAGATCGCAGCCCTGTCCCTGCTGGGGATGGCGACGCTAGCACGCGCCGGGGCGGCCGAATTGCCTGTGAGCGAAGTGGCGAGCGGAATCTTCGTGCACTCCGGGACCATCGCCCTGATGACCCGCGAGAACGAGGGCGATATTGCCAATGTCGGCTTCATCATCGGCGAGGATGCAGTGGCCGTGATCGATACCGGCGGCAGCCTTCGCGAAGGCGAGGCGTTGCTGGCGGCGGTGCGGGCCCGCACCAGGAAGCCGATCCGCTATGTCATCAACACCCACGGCCATCCCGATCATGTCTTCGGCAATGCCGCTTTCGTCGCAGACGGAACCAGCTTCGTCGGCCACAGCAAGCTGCCGCAGGCGCTGGCGACGCGTGGGCCGTATTATCTCGATAATTTCCGGCGCATCATGGGCGCCGAACTGATCGATCCCGTGAAGATCGTTCCGCCCACCCTGCTGGCCAAGGACACGATGACGCTCGACCTCGGATCGCGCCAGATCACCTTGCGGGCATGGCCGGCCGCGCACAGCGACAACGATCTGACGGTGTTCGACGAGACGACGAAAACGCTGTTCGCCGGCGATCTGGTGTTTCTCCGCCATATTCCGGTGATGGATGGCAGCATCCGCGGCTGGCTTGCTCTGCTGAAGGATCTCGAGGCCATTCCCGCGGTTCGCGTCGTTCCCGGTCACGGCCCTGTGAGCGATTGGCCTGCCGCGCTAGCGGATGAGCGGCGTTATCTCTCGACGCTGCTGTCGGACGTCCGTACCTCGAACAAGAAGGGCGAGCCGATCCGGACCGCCGCCGACAAGGCCGCGGCCACGGAGCGGCCGCATTGGGAACTGTTCGATGATTATAACGCCCGCAACGCAACCGCAGCATTTTCTGAAATTGAATGGGAGTAGCGGGCGCGCTACGTTAGGTGATTGCTTCGCCCGTGCGAGACCACGACCATGATGGGATGCACACGCCGCCTGCCCCTGATCGCCGCGCTGCTCGGCATCGCCTTTGCGCTGCCTGCGAGCGCCGAAGAGGCCTACGACCCATGGCCGGGCCTGGTGCAGGACATCTTCAACAACCGTCCGATGAACGACGGCAACGACGTCATCGCGATCGAGATGCCCTATCGCGCGGAGGACGCGGCGATCGTGCCGGTGACCCTGCGCAGCAAGCTGTCGCCCGCTGACGGCAGGCGCATCCGCTCGATCACGCTGGTGATTGACCGCAACCCGGCGCCGATGGCGGCAAAATTCGAGCTCGGTCCGGATGCCAACGTCACCGAAATCTCCACGCGCGTGCGCGTCAACAATTACACTGACGTCCATGCGGTGGCCGAGCTCAGCGACGGCCAGCTCTACGTCTCGAAAGTCTATGTGAAGGCATCAGGCGGCTGTTCGGCACCGGCCGGCAAGAATGCCGAAGAGGCCAACAACCACCTCGGCCAGATGCGCTACCGCCAATTCGCACGCGAGGACGCGCCGGCAAGCCGCATCCGCGAAGCCCAGATCATGATCGGCCATCCCAACAATTCCGGCTTGCAGATGGACCAGGTTACGCAGCTCTATATTCCCGCTTTCTTCATCAACCAGCTGAAGCTGACGCAGGACGACAGCCCCGTGCTGTCGATGGAAGGCGGCATCTCGATCTCGGAAGATCCCAATCTGCGCTTCACCTATGTCTCGAACGGCGCCAAGCGATTCCGCGCGGAAGCCAAGGACACGGACGGACACGTGTTCCGCAATGAGTGGGACGTTGGGAAGCCGGGGACGTAGCCAGGGCTCACTTCCCCTCTCCCCTTGTGGGAGAGGGTGGATCGCCGCGATAGCGGCGAGACGGGTGAGGGGTTGTCCCGCACACACTTCTCTCGCCAGAATTTGCCGATAGAACCCCTCATCCGGCGCTTCGCGCCACCTTCTCCCACAAGGGGAGAAGGGATTGCACCGTCTGTGCCGCAACAGCTAGAAACACCTCACCTCGGCCTCGGCCTGCGCGCGCCGCAAATCATTGACGGCCGAATTCGCCTGCTCTGATGTCCGGAACTGGGTGCCGAGGTTGCCGCGGACCTGGGACATGCTGAGCGCGGTCTCGGCGGTGACATACCGCTCGTAGGAAACGATGGAGGCGACCACGTCGATGGAGCAGGAGCACTGCTCGATGGCCTGCCGCGTCTCGCCATTGGCTTTCATGCAGCCATAGACATATTCCGCGCGCGCCGAGGTCGGATAGTCATTGGCCTCCTCGGCCCGGGCCGCATACGCGGTTGCCGCGAGCACAAATACAGCGGCGACAATCGGTCGTACCTGTCCCGCAAAACTCATG
Coding sequences within:
- a CDS encoding YVTN family beta-propeller repeat protein; its protein translation is MQAEMTTRMLRAGLLSGLMLAAAPAHAFIAYVSNEKGNTVSVIDTDSWTVTKTIKVGQRPRGIEFTRDGKFVMVAVGDDDTIQVIDTKTQAVVDSLPSGPDPELFTQDAAGKTLYVANENDNTVTVIDLEKRARLGDIQVGVEPEGMTISPDGKILINTSETTNMAHFIDTSSRQIVANVLVDPRPRFAEFKHDASELWVSSEIGGTVSVIDPNKHEVIGKVTFEIPGLRKEAIQPVGIGMTKDDKTAFVALGPANRIAVVDTATRKATKYLLVGQRVWHMAFTPDEKYLLATNGVSNDVSVIDVAAQKVIKTIQVGELPWGITIAP
- the fghA gene encoding S-formylglutathione hydrolase encodes the protein MTIQTVSTNTSYGGVQGVYRHASAATGTDMVFSVYVPPHAQGAKLPVVWYLSGLTCTHANVTEKGEFRKACAELGLIFVAPDTSPRGADVPGDANNAYDFGLGAGFYVDATEAPFARNYRMWSYVTDELPKLVSGNFPVDARRQSVMGHSMGGHGALTVALRNPHRYRAASAFAPIVAPSQVPWGIKALTGYLGPDKETWRSHDTVALIEDGAKYSGFLVDVGEADNFLKEQLKPELLQAACTKANIPLTLRRQPGYDHSYYFISTFMGDHLHWHAERLKA
- a CDS encoding response regulator is translated as MRILIVDDHPIVASGCRAVLADEGEIEILEAADAEDGESIFIVERPDLCVIDINLPTVSGFELARRILERAPEARIIMFSMNDDPAFAARAIECGAKGYVSKTGDPDDLVEAIRTVGGGGTYLPSAIARSIAFAGPALTQSPLSKLNAREMEILRLLSAGKSLSEIAWLVQSSYKTVANTSSIMRQKLGVKTSVELVRLAIDSGVA
- a CDS encoding ABC transporter substrate-binding protein, giving the protein MIRWLLGPIGLCLAAMQALAADPVTIGVGYLGVAGTRPTLSLVEQPAENDGVAGARLAIEDNNTTGRFLNQRFTLEEHRIREGEDPVQAATALAEKNGFIIADLPADALLKVSDALRDRGTLLFNAGAIDERLREADCRANVIHTAPTRSMLADALGQYLVWKKWPRWLLVVGSHDEDKLYADALRRAATRFGAKIVQERTFEDKGGARRTDSGVTLIQRQMPVFTQQAPAYDVLVAADESEVFAAYLPYRTWDPRPVAGSAGLMPRSWDAAQDQWGAIQMQNRFMKLNSRRMTALDMQAWTAVRMIGEATSRTNSGDVKKVTDFIKGPNFEIAAFKGTRLTVRDWNLQLRQPILLVDGRMVVSVSPQEGFLHQVSELDTLGYDRPESKCKLK
- a CDS encoding DUF3280 domain-containing protein — protein: MTDLARLATPHFVLARTRAGITIVRALLCVTALLLTASAAFADPPKLAVFDFELIDTSLPGEFYGSRPEEVRLAHIGDQLRKELADSGRFQMLDIAPIRDAARHANLQACGDCDLKLAGQLGADIEITGMVQKVSNLIINLNIYLRDVKTGKMITAASADMRGNTDESWSRTMSYLIRNRLLAPNYGKPE
- a CDS encoding ABC transporter ATP-binding protein — protein: MTTPAPIAKPQEMPRPDPAGVSALSIDGVSHAYGPRRALMDVSFNVQPASFTALLGLNGAGKSTLFSLITRLFGIQTGRVGIFGHDVSRTPGEALRLLGVVFQPRTLDLDLSLTQNLLYHAALHGISRREAAARSAELLARIGLSDRAGSKVRDLSGGQMRRLEIARALLHRPRLLLLDEPTVGLDVKARADIISHVRQLVTEQGIGVLWATHLFDEIMAGDDLVVLHQGKVLAQGPMARVIAEAGAQDVNTAFMRLTGAQMMPGGGA
- a CDS encoding histidine kinase, which translates into the protein MWQNLSLRGRINLLLALLLALGLAVNIGRQVAEAGPRVQAEDQSVIRLAREFIEMIVADLNEAPDPNARLNQIAHDFNRLRHVSIALRDAGGNPLTPPRPDTDDDTPGPPAWFVSLVHPEQTAVSVPASVHGQPGSLVITSHPNDEIAEIWDAIVTQLEVGSAIALVLFLVMMTVVGRALAPLESLAQTMGELEDGHYDARVAPGGAPELAAICTRLNHLAATLGEAVEDKRRLAERAVSLQDVERKEIARELHDEFGPYLFSLRAHASALAKLADGRAPSAEAVRKHGGALLEQINALQQFTRRVLERLRPVGLAELGLGKALESLSRLWRESHPDVTIETTISPALGATGETADLTIYRVVQEALTNAFRHAGATAINVVIEPGEQPGRDGRFCARVRVSDNGRGMEPGQKLGFGLVGMRERILALGGTLNVASGEGGGVTVEALVPTAAA